From Macaca mulatta isolate MMU2019108-1 chromosome 3, T2T-MMU8v2.0, whole genome shotgun sequence, the proteins below share one genomic window:
- the RHBDD2 gene encoding rhomboid domain-containing protein 2 isoform X3: MLGVTTVRSRMRRALVFGMVVPSVLVPWLLLGASWLIPQTSFLSNVCGLSIGLAYGLTYCYSIDLSERVALKLDQTFPFSLMRRISVFKYVSGSSAERRAAQSRKLNPVPGSYPTQSCHPHLSPNHPVSQTQHASGQKLASWPSCTPGHMPTLPPYQPASGLCYVQNHFGPNPTSSSVYPASAGTSLGVQPPTPVNSPGTVYSGALGTPGAAGSKESSRVPMP, from the exons ATGCTAGGAGTCACCACCGTCCGTTCTCGGATGAGGCGGGCCCTGGTGTTTGGCATGGTTGTGCCCTCAGTCCTGGTTCCATGGCTGCTGCTGGGCGCCTCGTGGCTCATTCCCCAGACCTCTTTCCTCAGTAATGTCTGTGGGCTGTCCATCGGGCTGGCTT ATGGCCTCACATACTGCTATTCCATCGACCTCTCAGAGCGAGTGGCGCTGAAGCTCGATCAGACCTTCCCCTTCAGCCTGATGAGGAGGATATCCGTGTTCAAGTATGTCTCAGGGTCTTCAGCCGAAAGGAGGGCAGCCCAGAGCCGGAA GCTGAACCCGGTGCCCGGCTCCTACCCCACACAGAGCTGCCACCCTCATCTGTCCCCAAACCACCCTGTGTCCCAGACGCAGCACGCCAGTGGTCAGAAGCTGGCCTCCTGGCCCTCCTGCACCCCCGGGCACATGCCCACCTTGCCTCCGTACCAGCCTGCCTCTGGCCTGTGCTATGTGCAGAACCACTTTGGTCCAAACCCCACCTCCTCCAGTGTCTACCCGGCTTCTGCAGGCACCTCCCTGGGTGTCCAGCCCCCCACCCCTGTGAACAGCCCTGGCACAGTGTATTCTGGGGCCTTGGGCACTCCGGGGGCTGCAGGCTCCAAGGAGTCCTCCAGGGTCCCCATGCCCTGA
- the RHBDD2 gene encoding rhomboid domain-containing protein 2 isoform X2 encodes MAASGPGCRSWCLCPEVPSATFFTALLSLLVSGPRLFLLQPPLAPSGLTLKSEALRNWQDGLTYCYSIDLSERVALKLDQTFPFSLMRRISVFKYVSGSSAERRAAQSRKLNPVPGSYPTQSCHPHLSPNHPVSQTQHASGQKLASWPSCTPGHMPTLPPYQPASGLCYVQNHFGPNPTSSSVYPASAGTSLGVQPPTPVNSPGTVYSGALGTPGAAGSKESSRVPMP; translated from the exons ATGGCGGCCTCGGGGCCCGGGTGTCGCAGCTGGTGCTTGTGTCCCGAGGTGCCATCCGCCACCTTCTTCACTGCGCTGCTCTCGCTGCTGGTTTCCGGGCCTCGTCTGTTCCTGCTGCAGCCGCCCCTGGCGCCCTCCGGACTCACGCTGAAGTCCGAGGCCCTGCGCAACTGGCAAG ATGGCCTCACATACTGCTATTCCATCGACCTCTCAGAGCGAGTGGCGCTGAAGCTCGATCAGACCTTCCCCTTCAGCCTGATGAGGAGGATATCCGTGTTCAAGTATGTCTCAGGGTCTTCAGCCGAAAGGAGGGCAGCCCAGAGCCGGAA GCTGAACCCGGTGCCCGGCTCCTACCCCACACAGAGCTGCCACCCTCATCTGTCCCCAAACCACCCTGTGTCCCAGACGCAGCACGCCAGTGGTCAGAAGCTGGCCTCCTGGCCCTCCTGCACCCCCGGGCACATGCCCACCTTGCCTCCGTACCAGCCTGCCTCTGGCCTGTGCTATGTGCAGAACCACTTTGGTCCAAACCCCACCTCCTCCAGTGTCTACCCGGCTTCTGCAGGCACCTCCCTGGGTGTCCAGCCCCCCACCCCTGTGAACAGCCCTGGCACAGTGTATTCTGGGGCCTTGGGCACTCCGGGGGCTGCAGGCTCCAAGGAGTCCTCCAGGGTCCCCATGCCCTGA
- the RHBDD2 gene encoding rhomboid domain-containing protein 2 isoform X4, whose protein sequence is MAASGPGCRSWCLCPEVPSATFFTALLSLLVSGPRLFLLQPPLAPSGLTLKSEALRNWQERVALKLDQTFPFSLMRRISVFKYVSGSSAERRAAQSRKLNPVPGSYPTQSCHPHLSPNHPVSQTQHASGQKLASWPSCTPGHMPTLPPYQPASGLCYVQNHFGPNPTSSSVYPASAGTSLGVQPPTPVNSPGTVYSGALGTPGAAGSKESSRVPMP, encoded by the exons ATGGCGGCCTCGGGGCCCGGGTGTCGCAGCTGGTGCTTGTGTCCCGAGGTGCCATCCGCCACCTTCTTCACTGCGCTGCTCTCGCTGCTGGTTTCCGGGCCTCGTCTGTTCCTGCTGCAGCCGCCCCTGGCGCCCTCCGGACTCACGCTGAAGTCCGAGGCCCTGCGCAACTGGCAAG AGCGAGTGGCGCTGAAGCTCGATCAGACCTTCCCCTTCAGCCTGATGAGGAGGATATCCGTGTTCAAGTATGTCTCAGGGTCTTCAGCCGAAAGGAGGGCAGCCCAGAGCCGGAA GCTGAACCCGGTGCCCGGCTCCTACCCCACACAGAGCTGCCACCCTCATCTGTCCCCAAACCACCCTGTGTCCCAGACGCAGCACGCCAGTGGTCAGAAGCTGGCCTCCTGGCCCTCCTGCACCCCCGGGCACATGCCCACCTTGCCTCCGTACCAGCCTGCCTCTGGCCTGTGCTATGTGCAGAACCACTTTGGTCCAAACCCCACCTCCTCCAGTGTCTACCCGGCTTCTGCAGGCACCTCCCTGGGTGTCCAGCCCCCCACCCCTGTGAACAGCCCTGGCACAGTGTATTCTGGGGCCTTGGGCACTCCGGGGGCTGCAGGCTCCAAGGAGTCCTCCAGGGTCCCCATGCCCTGA
- the RHBDD2 gene encoding rhomboid domain-containing protein 2 isoform X1 — protein MAASGPGCRSWCLCPEVPSATFFTALLSLLVSGPRLFLLQPPLAPSGLTLKSEALRNWQVYRLVTYIFVYENPISLLCGAIIIWRFAGNFERTVGTVRHCFFTVIFAIFSAIIFLSFEAVSSLSKLGEVEDARGFTPVAFAMLGVTTVRSRMRRALVFGMVVPSVLVPWLLLGASWLIPQTSFLSNVCGLSIGLAYGLTYCYSIDLSERVALKLDQTFPFSLMRRISVFKYVSGSSAERRAAQSRKLNPVPGSYPTQSCHPHLSPNHPVSQTQHASGQKLASWPSCTPGHMPTLPPYQPASGLCYVQNHFGPNPTSSSVYPASAGTSLGVQPPTPVNSPGTVYSGALGTPGAAGSKESSRVPMP, from the exons ATGGCGGCCTCGGGGCCCGGGTGTCGCAGCTGGTGCTTGTGTCCCGAGGTGCCATCCGCCACCTTCTTCACTGCGCTGCTCTCGCTGCTGGTTTCCGGGCCTCGTCTGTTCCTGCTGCAGCCGCCCCTGGCGCCCTCCGGACTCACGCTGAAGTCCGAGGCCCTGCGCAACTGGCAAG TTTACAGGCTGGTAACCTACATCTTTGTCTACGAGAATCCCATCTCCCTGCTCTGTGGCGCTATCATCATCTGGCGCTTTGCTGGCAATTTCGAGAGAACCGTGGGCACCGTCCGCCACTGCTTCTTCACCGTGATCTTCGCCATCTTCTCTGCTATCATCTTCCTGTCATTCGAGGCTGTGTCATCACTGTCGAAGCTGGGAGAAGTGGAGGATGCCAGAGGTTTCACCCCAGTGGCCTTTGCCATGCTAGGAGTCACCACCGTCCGTTCTCGGATGAGGCGGGCCCTGGTGTTTGGCATGGTTGTGCCCTCAGTCCTGGTTCCATGGCTGCTGCTGGGCGCCTCGTGGCTCATTCCCCAGACCTCTTTCCTCAGTAATGTCTGTGGGCTGTCCATCGGGCTGGCTT ATGGCCTCACATACTGCTATTCCATCGACCTCTCAGAGCGAGTGGCGCTGAAGCTCGATCAGACCTTCCCCTTCAGCCTGATGAGGAGGATATCCGTGTTCAAGTATGTCTCAGGGTCTTCAGCCGAAAGGAGGGCAGCCCAGAGCCGGAA GCTGAACCCGGTGCCCGGCTCCTACCCCACACAGAGCTGCCACCCTCATCTGTCCCCAAACCACCCTGTGTCCCAGACGCAGCACGCCAGTGGTCAGAAGCTGGCCTCCTGGCCCTCCTGCACCCCCGGGCACATGCCCACCTTGCCTCCGTACCAGCCTGCCTCTGGCCTGTGCTATGTGCAGAACCACTTTGGTCCAAACCCCACCTCCTCCAGTGTCTACCCGGCTTCTGCAGGCACCTCCCTGGGTGTCCAGCCCCCCACCCCTGTGAACAGCCCTGGCACAGTGTATTCTGGGGCCTTGGGCACTCCGGGGGCTGCAGGCTCCAAGGAGTCCTCCAGGGTCCCCATGCCCTGA